A genomic stretch from Aerococcaceae bacterium zg-1292 includes:
- a CDS encoding carbohydrate ABC transporter permease, translating to MKNKKIINILIVLILSIGAIIMVGPLLWMISTSLKNREGVFQLPPQWIPKPIILDAYKRLLELDTLFSGIKNTVIVSLSVTIVGTLTSSLAAFSFAKLKLPFKNIIFLVLLSAIMVPYPAVMIPQFMMFSKIGWIDTLLPLIVPGLFGNITMIFFLRQYLSNIPDSVVEAAKIDGANYITIFSRLIFPLIKPAVAAQFILWFMGVWNDYLAPLIYLNTPSKQTLQVVIANLNAAYAIQTDYPLIMAASVVSLIPVLAVFIIFQKQIIESIAISGTKG from the coding sequence ATGAAGAATAAAAAAATTATAAATATCCTCATTGTATTAATTCTCTCAATTGGTGCGATTATTATGGTTGGTCCACTGTTATGGATGATTTCTACTTCTTTAAAAAATAGAGAGGGAGTCTTTCAATTGCCTCCACAATGGATACCGAAGCCAATAATTTTGGATGCGTATAAAAGATTGTTGGAATTAGATACATTATTTTCGGGTATAAAAAATACGGTAATTGTATCACTAAGTGTTACAATTGTGGGTACTTTAACATCAAGTTTAGCTGCCTTTTCATTTGCAAAACTGAAATTACCATTTAAAAACATTATATTTTTGGTGTTATTATCAGCTATCATGGTGCCTTATCCTGCTGTAATGATTCCACAATTTATGATGTTTTCGAAAATTGGATGGATTGATACTTTATTACCGTTAATAGTTCCTGGTTTGTTTGGCAATATCACAATGATATTCTTTTTAAGACAATATTTATCTAATATTCCAGATTCTGTTGTAGAAGCAGCGAAAATAGATGGAGCTAACTATATTACAATATTTTCAAGATTAATATTCCCGTTAATAAAACCTGCTGTAGCTGCACAATTCATTTTATGGTTTATGGGAGTTTGGAATGATTACTTAGCTCCATTAATTTATTTAAATACGCCAAGCAAACAAACATTGCAGGTAGTTATTGCCAATTTAAATGCTGCATATGCAATACAAACAGATTATCCGCTGATTATGGCAGCGTCTGTAGTCTCTTTAATTCCAGTTCTAGCTGTATTTATTATATTCCAAAAACAAATTATTGAATCAATTGCAATTTCGGGAACGAAGGGTTAA
- a CDS encoding sugar ABC transporter permease — MHIKKRKGNLHTQEYRVAFLFILAPIIGFVLFSLIPLIYSIYASFTDWNGLGRMNFIGLDNFVQMFNDPYFYKTLYNTFYLMIGIPIGLILSFTLASALSRGIRGTTIFRTIYYIPVISSLAAVSILWQWAYNGDFGLVNQVLDIFGIDGPNWLQNTNTVKPAIIIMTIWKGLGYSMLLYLAAIQSVPKTFYEAAELDGASVFQKFRFITWPMVKPVTFFLVVTNIIGGSQIFTEINIMTPTGGPRYGSATIVWYIWQKAFKNWQMGYASSMALVLAVIVFAVTALQFYINNKKSYRID, encoded by the coding sequence ATGCATATAAAAAAACGTAAAGGTAATCTTCATACACAAGAATATAGAGTTGCCTTTCTATTTATTTTAGCACCAATAATAGGATTTGTTTTATTTTCACTGATTCCATTAATTTATTCAATATATGCTTCATTCACCGATTGGAATGGGTTAGGCAGAATGAATTTTATTGGATTAGATAATTTTGTGCAGATGTTTAATGATCCTTATTTCTATAAAACATTATATAATACTTTTTATTTGATGATTGGTATACCAATTGGACTGATTTTATCTTTTACTCTTGCATCGGCTTTAAGTAGAGGGATACGCGGTACGACAATTTTTAGAACAATTTACTATATACCTGTTATCTCTTCTTTAGCGGCTGTATCTATCTTATGGCAATGGGCTTATAATGGAGACTTTGGACTTGTTAATCAAGTGTTAGATATATTTGGAATTGATGGTCCTAATTGGTTACAAAATACCAATACAGTAAAACCGGCTATTATCATTATGACAATTTGGAAGGGTTTGGGGTATTCAATGTTGTTATATTTAGCAGCGATTCAGAGTGTGCCTAAAACATTTTACGAAGCAGCTGAATTAGACGGGGCTTCAGTATTTCAAAAGTTTAGATTTATTACTTGGCCAATGGTAAAACCTGTTACTTTCTTTTTAGTAGTAACAAATATTATTGGCGGGTCACAAATATTTACAGAAATAAATATTATGACACCGACAGGTGGACCCAGATATGGGTCAGCTACCATAGTATGGTATATATGGCAAAAGGCTTTTAAAAACTGGCAAATGGGATATGCAAGTAGTATGGCCTTGGTTTTAGCTGTGATAGTTTTTGCGGTAACTGCATTACAATTTTATATTAACAACAAAAAATCTTATCGAATCGATTAG
- a CDS encoding glycoside hydrolase family 43 protein, whose protein sequence is MVEKYNAPFLMERADPWVYKHIDGMYYFTGSVPDFQSIELRRANSINELGETKEIKTIWKAHETGNLSELIWAPELHYLRGAWYIYFAAADHSEIRNRHNHHRMFVLENTNEDPFKGEWVEKGQIKTQFESFSIDATVFELHERLYYVWAQQDPRIPGNSNLYISEMENPWTLTGYQTLLSIPEYSWEKIGFKVNEGPAVIIRNGKVFITYSASATDENYAIGLLWADIHDNLLNGFSWHKISDPIFKTSEKNQLFGPGHNSFTVSEDGDKDILIYHARPTRNESGDPLNNPNRHAHAQIFTWSEDGFPIFGEPGGQ, encoded by the coding sequence ATGGTAGAAAAATACAATGCACCATTTTTGATGGAAAGAGCAGACCCTTGGGTATATAAGCATATTGATGGAATGTACTATTTTACTGGTTCTGTTCCTGATTTTCAATCAATAGAGTTGAGACGAGCAAACTCTATCAATGAATTAGGTGAAACGAAAGAAATTAAAACTATTTGGAAAGCCCATGAAACAGGAAATTTAAGTGAATTAATATGGGCACCAGAATTACATTATTTAAGAGGTGCTTGGTATATATATTTTGCCGCGGCTGATCATTCAGAAATTCGAAACCGCCATAATCATCACCGGATGTTTGTTTTAGAAAATACTAATGAAGATCCATTTAAAGGTGAATGGGTAGAAAAAGGGCAAATTAAAACTCAATTTGAAAGTTTTAGTATTGATGCAACGGTATTTGAGTTACATGAAAGATTATATTATGTATGGGCCCAGCAAGATCCACGAATTCCTGGGAATTCAAACTTATACATCTCGGAAATGGAAAATCCTTGGACTTTAACTGGTTATCAGACATTGCTTTCGATTCCAGAATATTCATGGGAAAAGATAGGCTTTAAAGTGAATGAAGGACCAGCTGTCATTATTAGAAATGGAAAAGTATTTATTACATATTCAGCAAGTGCAACAGATGAAAATTATGCAATAGGTCTTTTATGGGCAGATATCCATGATAATTTGTTAAATGGATTTTCATGGCATAAAATTTCCGATCCTATTTTTAAAACATCTGAAAAAAACCAATTGTTTGGTCCTGGACATAATTCATTTACGGTGTCAGAAGATGGCGATAAAGATATATTAATTTATCATGCTAGACCAACTAGAAATGAAAGTGGCGATCCATTGAATAATCCTAATCGACATGCGCATGCGCAAATATTTACATGGAGCGAAGATGGCTTTCCTATTTTTGGTGAGCCAGGAGGTCAGTAA
- a CDS encoding arabinan endo-1,5-alpha-L-arabinosidase: MQFNYEKGVHDPTIIAHQETFYLFSTDTNQPQTSGIPIRKSNDLVNWEFIGTVFDGVPAEAKKWSGATGLWAPEIIKCQDKYRLYYSASTFGSTTSMIGLAEAVSPEGPWHDLGEVVKTSPELCSHNAIDANVVLDKNNNMWLVYGSFFGGIYIVPMNKESGKLEDNTYGTIIAKRPRTVDTAIEGAFIIYNAQYDFYYLFTSFDSLHDSYNIRVSRSKHINGPYIDMLGNNMIQDEYPEKVGVKILGSYQFADEESIFAPGHNSVLTVGNNQYLVHHARLKPFSDEIILNIRKLFWLSNGWPVVSIENYDGTDEKLELKIQDLVGTWQILELNYESEIIRSTNKYISEKDLIQVNQTEFKLGEKIFKVYCQVGNDKPLMLSGLDEQGKAFFAKKLLRKRSSK; the protein is encoded by the coding sequence ATGCAATTTAATTATGAAAAAGGAGTGCATGATCCAACAATAATTGCCCATCAAGAGACATTTTATTTATTCTCGACTGATACCAATCAACCGCAAACATCTGGGATTCCGATACGAAAATCAAATGATTTAGTAAATTGGGAATTTATTGGAACAGTATTTGATGGAGTGCCAGCGGAGGCTAAAAAATGGAGTGGTGCAACGGGACTATGGGCACCCGAAATAATAAAGTGTCAAGACAAATATAGACTGTATTATTCGGCTTCAACTTTTGGGAGTACTACCTCTATGATTGGACTGGCTGAAGCAGTGTCTCCGGAGGGACCTTGGCATGATTTAGGAGAAGTCGTTAAAACATCACCAGAATTATGTTCTCATAATGCAATTGATGCAAATGTTGTTTTGGATAAAAATAATAATATGTGGTTAGTCTACGGCTCTTTTTTTGGTGGTATCTATATTGTTCCGATGAATAAAGAATCAGGAAAACTAGAAGATAATACCTATGGAACAATAATTGCTAAAAGACCTAGAACGGTAGATACTGCAATTGAGGGCGCGTTTATTATTTATAATGCCCAATATGATTTTTATTACTTATTTACTTCATTCGATTCACTACATGATTCATACAATATTAGAGTAAGTAGATCTAAGCATATCAATGGCCCCTATATTGATATGTTAGGAAATAACATGATTCAAGATGAATATCCAGAAAAAGTGGGTGTTAAAATTCTTGGAAGCTATCAGTTTGCGGATGAAGAATCAATATTTGCCCCAGGACACAATTCAGTGTTAACCGTAGGAAATAACCAATATTTAGTCCATCATGCAAGGTTGAAGCCTTTTTCTGATGAAATAATTTTGAATATCCGAAAATTATTTTGGCTGTCAAATGGGTGGCCAGTGGTAAGTATTGAAAACTATGATGGTACGGATGAAAAACTAGAACTAAAAATTCAAGATTTAGTGGGTACTTGGCAAATACTTGAATTGAATTATGAGTCAGAAATAATTCGAAGTACTAATAAATATATTTCTGAAAAAGATTTGATTCAAGTGAATCAAACAGAATTTAAATTGGGAGAAAAAATATTTAAAGTATATTGCCAAGTGGGGAATGATAAACCATTAATGTTATCGGGTTTAGATGAGCAAGGCAAAGCATTTTTTGCGAAAAAACTATTACGTAAGAGGAGTTCAAAATGA
- a CDS encoding DUF624 domain-containing protein, with protein MSNKLMWYLRIITNGVVLSILFWVGLLSGVFILGLIPSTKALIKTYHLLNDSFNYSEIIKCFVKTYILEFKKNWLESLIISVVLLFMIAEYHLVDEFPIISAFFKLPLRLLIIYMVSMLANYIIMQTFIDERKKNLLIKALLAPFITIKESLVIVFCFVCISSLAEINLMLLLLSASFFVVVIEKIIVRKLIKKGIINEKKTII; from the coding sequence ATGAGCAATAAATTAATGTGGTATTTAAGAATAATAACAAATGGCGTGGTTTTAAGTATTTTATTTTGGGTGGGTTTACTCTCTGGGGTCTTCATATTAGGGTTAATTCCTTCAACGAAAGCATTAATTAAAACCTATCATTTGTTGAATGATAGTTTTAATTACAGTGAGATTATAAAATGCTTTGTAAAAACTTATATATTAGAATTCAAAAAAAACTGGTTAGAATCATTAATTATTTCTGTAGTTCTTTTATTTATGATAGCTGAATATCATCTTGTAGATGAATTTCCAATTATTTCTGCTTTTTTCAAATTACCGTTGAGACTGTTGATAATTTATATGGTGAGTATGTTGGCTAATTATATCATTATGCAGACTTTTATAGATGAAAGAAAGAAAAATCTTCTAATAAAAGCATTACTTGCGCCGTTTATTACAATCAAAGAATCACTTGTTATTGTTTTTTGTTTCGTATGCATTAGTAGTTTAGCTGAAATAAATCTTATGCTATTGCTGTTATCTGCTAGTTTTTTTGTAGTAGTTATAGAAAAAATAATTGTTAGAAAATTAATTAAGAAAGGAATAATAAATGAAAAAAAGACTATTATCTAG
- a CDS encoding glycoside hydrolase family 43 protein — protein sequence MKKRLLSSLCILLISSSVFSQINVSANTAEFKNVSVHDPSIIETDNQFYIIGSHAAFAKSEDLVAWNQISTNVNNTKLFENIKEELAEDFKYAKTDTLWASDIIQLKDGKYYLYYCLCEGSSPLSVLGVAVSDKIEGPYKKIESFLYSGTGTQFGKSYDATKHPNVIDPHVFYDNEGKLWMVYGSYSGGIYILEMDEETGLPIDRNTYGTHLAGGNHSRIEAPYIQYNKETGYYYLFTSFGGLDAQGGYNIRVSRSKKPNGPYEDIQGNIFSNIKGKYNTLFDDISIQGFGVKLVGNFSYVNDTTKSSGYVSPGHNSTYYDPDLDAYFLIFHTRFPHAGELHEVRVHQLHFLENGWPVMSPQRYNGKLDERVDINSFSGTFKVIQMDKLITDNIAQPKVVNINNQTIIGEGIKGEIVRSNNDEIIIRLEDGKEYSGILTKSWDDLQKAEVVNFTGLSNEGEPIFIVEVEE from the coding sequence ATGAAAAAAAGACTATTATCTAGTTTGTGTATACTGCTAATATCAAGCAGTGTATTTTCACAGATAAATGTAAGTGCTAACACGGCCGAATTCAAAAATGTTTCAGTTCATGATCCTTCAATTATAGAGACAGACAATCAGTTTTATATTATCGGATCTCATGCTGCCTTTGCAAAGAGTGAGGACTTAGTTGCCTGGAATCAGATATCAACTAATGTCAATAATACTAAATTGTTTGAAAATATAAAAGAAGAATTAGCGGAAGATTTTAAATATGCGAAGACTGATACTCTGTGGGCTTCTGATATTATTCAACTGAAAGATGGTAAGTACTATCTATATTATTGTCTTTGCGAAGGAAGTAGTCCTTTATCGGTTCTCGGGGTAGCCGTTTCGGATAAGATAGAAGGGCCGTATAAGAAAATTGAATCATTTCTATATTCAGGCACAGGGACACAATTTGGAAAATCTTATGATGCAACAAAACATCCAAATGTTATTGATCCCCATGTGTTCTATGATAATGAAGGAAAATTATGGATGGTTTACGGTTCATATTCCGGAGGTATATATATTTTAGAAATGGACGAAGAAACGGGACTCCCTATTGATAGAAATACTTACGGAACACATCTTGCCGGAGGAAATCATAGTCGAATTGAAGCACCTTATATTCAATACAATAAAGAAACGGGATATTACTATTTATTTACCTCTTTTGGTGGGCTAGATGCTCAGGGAGGGTATAATATCAGAGTTTCTCGATCTAAAAAACCAAACGGACCATATGAAGATATACAAGGTAATATATTTTCTAATATAAAAGGTAAATATAATACATTATTTGATGATATCAGTATACAAGGGTTCGGAGTCAAGTTAGTAGGGAATTTTTCGTATGTGAATGATACCACTAAGAGCAGTGGATATGTATCTCCTGGGCATAACTCAACTTATTATGATCCAGATTTAGATGCATACTTTCTAATTTTTCATACACGATTTCCACATGCTGGAGAGTTACATGAAGTTCGTGTTCACCAACTTCATTTTTTGGAAAATGGATGGCCAGTTATGTCTCCGCAGAGGTATAATGGAAAATTAGATGAAAGGGTAGATATTAATTCGTTTTCTGGTACATTTAAAGTTATCCAAATGGATAAACTAATAACTGACAATATCGCTCAACCTAAGGTTGTAAATATTAATAATCAGACGATTATTGGAGAAGGAATTAAAGGTGAAATAGTTAGAAGTAACAATGATGAAATAATAATAAGATTAGAAGATGGAAAAGAATATTCAGGAATTTTAACGAAATCTTGGGATGATTTACAAAAAGCTGAAGTTGTAAATTTTACTGGTTTATCCAATGAAGGAGAGCCGATATTTATTGTTGAAGTGGAGGAATAA